A genomic region of Candidatus Polarisedimenticolia bacterium contains the following coding sequences:
- a CDS encoding DegT/DnrJ/EryC1/StrS family aminotransferase encodes RERLKDRPLTLPPPDPGSVWHLYVIRTPKREALRGHLEKRGIETGVHYPLPLHLQPPFASLGYARGRFPQAERAADEVLSLPMYPELGEEGVDRVADAIGDFFGGG; translated from the coding sequence CGGGAGCGCTTGAAGGATCGTCCGCTCACCCTGCCGCCCCCCGATCCCGGGTCGGTGTGGCACCTCTACGTGATCCGCACGCCGAAGCGCGAGGCCCTGCGCGGCCATCTCGAGAAGCGGGGCATCGAGACGGGCGTCCACTACCCCTTGCCGCTCCATCTCCAGCCGCCGTTCGCATCGCTCGGATACGCTCGCGGCCGGTTCCCGCAGGCCGAGCGGGCGGCCGACGAAGTGCTCTCCTTGCCCATGTATCCGGAGCTCGGCGAGGAAGGCGTGGACCGCGTGGCGGACGCGATCGGCGACTTCTTTGGGGGTGGCTAG